In one Oscillospiraceae bacterium genomic region, the following are encoded:
- the rnj gene encoding ribonuclease J: MAEKLKIISLGGLNEIGKNITAYEYGGDMILVDVGMGFPDDDMYGIDVVIPDFTYLIKNKDRIRAIFLTHGHEDHIGSIPYLLRSVNAPIYATRMTAGLVKLKLEEHRLLDKTKLITCEAGEVVKAGKFSVEFIHVNHSIADAVSFAIKTPVGTVVHTGDFKIDSTPIQGGMIDLARFGELGKQGVLALLCDSTNVERPGYTKSERCVGASFDALFRGCESRIIVTTFASNVDRIQQVISVAAKYGRKVAVTGRSMENAMKVSTELGYMQVPDGVLVDVNHIKSLPKNKVCIITTGSQGETMSALTRMAFSTHKQVDIQPGDRVIISASAIPGNENSIGGVINELYRKDAEVVNEREGQLHVSGHACQDELKIIHALIKPKFFIPVHGEQRMLKVHSKLAQSMGMDAKNIIISDVGKVIELTPNSAKINGTVPSGKVFVDGYGVGDVGSVVLRDRKHLAEDGMIVVVVSMSSQDGSVVSGPDIITRGFVYVKESEGLMEELKGVAVHALENCQRDNCTDWAAIKAEIKNDLSGYLYKKTKRNPMILPVIMEV, encoded by the coding sequence ATGGCAGAAAAACTGAAAATTATCTCTCTTGGCGGCCTCAACGAGATCGGCAAGAACATCACCGCCTACGAGTACGGCGGCGACATGATCCTGGTGGACGTGGGCATGGGCTTCCCCGACGACGACATGTACGGCATCGACGTGGTCATCCCCGACTTCACCTACCTTATCAAGAACAAGGACCGCATCCGGGCCATCTTCCTCACCCACGGGCACGAGGACCACATCGGCTCCATCCCCTACCTGCTGCGCTCGGTCAACGCCCCCATCTACGCCACCCGCATGACGGCGGGGCTGGTCAAGCTCAAGCTGGAGGAGCACCGCCTGCTGGACAAGACCAAGCTCATCACCTGCGAGGCGGGCGAGGTGGTCAAGGCGGGCAAGTTCAGCGTGGAGTTCATCCACGTGAACCACTCCATCGCCGACGCGGTGTCCTTCGCCATCAAGACCCCTGTTGGCACCGTGGTGCACACAGGCGACTTCAAGATCGACTCCACCCCCATCCAGGGCGGCATGATCGACCTGGCCCGCTTCGGCGAGCTGGGCAAGCAGGGCGTGCTGGCGCTGCTGTGCGACTCCACCAACGTGGAGCGCCCCGGCTACACCAAATCCGAGCGCTGCGTGGGCGCGTCCTTCGACGCGCTCTTCCGCGGCTGCGAGAGCCGCATCATCGTCACCACCTTCGCCTCCAACGTGGACCGCATCCAGCAGGTGATCTCCGTGGCCGCCAAATACGGCCGCAAGGTGGCCGTCACCGGCCGCAGCATGGAGAACGCCATGAAGGTGTCCACCGAGCTGGGCTACATGCAGGTGCCCGACGGGGTGCTGGTGGACGTGAACCACATCAAGAGCCTGCCCAAGAACAAGGTGTGCATCATCACCACCGGCAGCCAGGGCGAGACCATGTCCGCCCTGACCCGGATGGCCTTCTCCACCCACAAGCAGGTGGACATCCAGCCCGGCGACCGGGTGATCATCTCGGCCTCCGCCATCCCCGGCAACGAGAACTCCATCGGCGGCGTCATCAACGAGCTCTACCGCAAGGACGCCGAGGTGGTCAACGAGCGGGAGGGGCAGCTGCACGTCTCCGGCCACGCCTGCCAGGACGAGCTGAAGATCATCCACGCGCTGATAAAGCCCAAGTTCTTCATTCCCGTCCACGGTGAGCAGCGTATGCTCAAGGTCCACTCCAAGCTGGCCCAGTCCATGGGCATGGACGCCAAGAACATCATCATCAGCGACGTGGGCAAGGTCATCGAGCTCACCCCCAACTCCGCGAAGATCAACGGCACCGTGCCCTCGGGCAAGGTGTTCGTGGACGGCTACGGCGTGGGCGACGTGGGCAGCGTGGTGCTGCGCGACCGCAAGCACCTGGCCGAGGACGGCATGATTGTGGTGGTGGTATCCATGTCCAGCCAGGACGGCTCCGTGGTCTCCGGGCCCGACATCATCACCCGGGGCTTCGTCTACGTGAAGGAGTCCGAGGGCCTGATGGAGGAGCTCAAGGGCGTGGCGGTCCACGCGCTGGAGAACTGCCAGCGGGACAACTGCACCGACTGGGCGGCCATCAAGGCCGAGATCAAAAACGACCTGTCCGGCTACCTGTACAAAAAGACGAAGCGCAACCCCATGATCCTGCCTGTTATCATGGAGGTATAA